TCGGCGCCCGGGTCCTCTTGAGCTTCGGCAGCGCCCACGTAGCGGCCGGGGGTGAGGACATGGTCGTGGGCGGCTACCTCGTCGAGCTTTGCCGAGTAGCAGAAGCCCGGCACATCCTCGTACGTCTGGCCCTTGGTCTTGGCGGACTTCGTGCCACGCCAGGCGTGGTAGGTGTCGGCGACCCTGGAGATGTCGTCGTCGGTGAGGATGCGCTCGGTGCGGTCGACCATGGTGCCGAGGGCGCGGGCGTCGATGAAGAGGATCTCCCCGCGCCGGTCGGCCAGCGCCTTCGCGCCCTGGGGGGTCTTGTCCTTGGTCAAGAACCACAGGCAAGCGGGGATGGCGGTGGTGCGGAACAGGTTCGGCGGGAGGGCGACCATGCAGGCCACCAGGTCCCTCTCAACCATTTCACGGCGGATGTCGCCCTCGCCGGACTGCTTGGATGACATCGAGCCGTTGGCGAGGACGACGCCGGCACTGCCCCGGTCACCGAGCTTGAAGAGAATGTGCTGGAGCCATGCGTAGTTGGCGTTACTCTGCGGCGGCGTCCCGTAGCGCCAGCGTGGGTCACCCACCTTGCGCGCCCAGTCGCTCATGTTGAACGGCGGGTTGGCCATGACGAAGTCGACCCGCCGGTCCGGGTGCTTGTCGTCGGCGAACGTGTCGGCCCAGCGGTCGCCGATGCCGACCGGGTCCATTCCGTGGATGGCGAGGTTCATCTTCGCCAGCCGCCAGGTGCGCTCGTTGGCTTCCTGCCCGTAGACGGCGATGTCGTGCGTGTGGTCGCGGCCGGCGCGGGCCTCGACGAACTTCTTGGACTGGACGAACATGCCGCCGGAACCGCAGCACGGGTCGTAGACCCGGCCCTCGTAGGGCTCCAGCACCTCGACGAGAACCCGGACTACGCTTGACGGGGTGTAGAACTCGCCGGCCCGCTTGCCCTCGGCGCGGGCGAACTTCTCCAGGAAGTATTCGTACACCTCGCCGAGGACGTCCTGCGCCTTCCGGTCTCCGTGGCCGGTGAAGCGGGCGTCGCTGATCAGGTCGACGAGTTCCTTCAACCGCTTCTGGTCGACGTTGTCCCGGTTGAAGATCTTCGGGAGGACGCCGGTCAGCGCGCGGTTCTCCTGCATGATCGATTCCATGGCGTTGTCGAGCAGCTCGCCCACCCCGCTGGGAGCGTTCTCCACCAGGTAGTCCCAACGGGCGGTCTCCGGCACCCAGAAGACGTTCGCGCTGGCGTACTCGTCGCGGTCGTCGAGGAACTGAGCGCGGCGGTTCTCAGGAATGTCGGAGAGGCTTTCCTTGATCTGGGCGCGGCGTTCGGCGAACGCGTCGGAGACGTACTTGAGGAAGACCAGGCCGAGGACGAACTCCTTGTACTGAGCAGCGTCCATGGAGCCACGCAGCTTGTCGGCGGCCTTCCACAGGATGTCCTGGATCTGCTTGGTGCTGGACACGCCGAACAGCTCGGCCTGACCGTTGGCGCGTTTACGTGGGGGCACTGTGTGTTCCGTTCTCTCGTTCAGGAGTTCGTACCGTACAGAGTCGTGAGGGTGCCGTCGGCGAAGCCGGTCACGATGAGTTCGCGCAACGTCGCCATGAGATCGGCCTGCTGCTGCAGTAGGTGCTCGCGTTCCTCCAGACGGCGCAGCACGTCGTCCAAGCGGGCCGCCTCGTCGGGGGCCAGGTCGGGGATCATGGCGTCTCGCACCCGCGGGCCCCGCACCGCGGCAGGGCTGCGTGTCATGTTGCGGGCGGTGCCCAGGAGTGCCGCCAGCACTCGGGGGGTGAGCGGGTCGCCAGAAGAGATACGTAGGCCGCTGGCGGGGAACTCGATCACCGAGAAGCCGTCGTCGTCGAGAAGGACCCCGAACTGAGGAACGCTGGTGACCACGATGTCACCAGGTTCAGTAAGGGCGACCTGCGGGTACTGCGCCGCGAGGGTGAGCCGGTCCATCCAACGCCCGGAAGACTGGGCGAGTACCTCTGCCGCGCCGATGACCCGATGGTGACCCCGAGGTCCGACATGCTCGGGGTTCAGGCGGTGCCCGGTGAGGGGGCGGACCCGGCGAGCCGTTCGTAGCGCCTCGCAGGAAAGCTCTTTCGGCCTGATCCCCTCGCGCTGCACCGCTCCGGTGTTCAGGAAGCCGTTCTCCTTCCCGTAACGGATGGCCTCTTGCTCAGCGTCGGCGAGACGCCCCTCGACCTCGCCAACGAGCGCGGGGCGGTCGGCGGCCAGGCGGGCATGCAGGGTGACTGACGCCGGACCGGGCGGCCGAAGGGCGGCAGCCTGACGCAGGTCGAGGCTCTCCAGTGGGACGATTCGGCCGGTGCGCGGGTCGTGGCCGTCACTGCGGTGACCCTCGGCGCGCCAGAGAAGGATGTCCTCGGCTGCGGACTCGACAGTGGACTCTCCAAGCGCCTGACCGCTGAGGTCGACGAGTAGCAGGCGGCCCTTGGTGGTGTGGATCGGGTCCCGGGTCAGCAGCCAAAGGGCGGCGGGGTGACCTGGCCTGGCCGGGTAGACGCCGCCCGGAAGTTGCACAACTGCCTCGACGATGCCACTGCTCAGCAGCGCAGACCGCCGTAGCGCCGCTGGCCCGTCCCGTAGTTGGTCAACGAGGCTGCTCGCAGGGCCGACGACGATGGCCGTGCGGCCCGGACCGAGCAGATCGGCGATCGCTTCAACCCGGTCGAGGTCGGCGAGGGCTTCTCGACTCTCCGCCGGTTGGTAGGGGAGCCGAGTGACGATGAGGTCCGGTTCGGCGAATTCCTCGTTCAGCTCATCGGCGCGCACCTCGAACTGGAACTCGGGTAACTCGGCGAGGAGTAACTGCCGACGCACCAGACGGGCGAGTTCCTCGTCGGCGACGACCGCGTTGACTCGCAGATTGTCGCGGTCCTGGTCGCTTACCAGCGCTGTCAGTAGGTCGCCTGCGCCTGCGTTGCCGTCGGCGATGGTGACGGCGCGATGGGCGCGCAGCCGGGTCGGCACGTCGGCCACCCGACGGATCAGGGCCACCGTCTCCGGGGTGAGTGCATCCGCTGTCAGCTCAGGCCAGCCGAGGTGGTTAGCGGAGCTGAGTAGGAACTGACAGCTGCGCCAGGGGTCGAAGGCTCCCTCGATCAGTTGCTCGACCAGTTGGGCGAGCCCGGTCGGTTCCGGGGCGTCGGTCAGCTCGTGCAGCAGAAACTCGTCATCGGGATCGAGGCGCCGAGCCAGTGGCAGAGGATCGGCGGGCAGTGCCTGGCCGGTGAGGTGGCGGAGGCAGAGCGCGGCGCCGAGGACGACGATCGTGCGTCGGCCGCCGTGCCGCCGGGCGTACGCCGCCAGCGTGTGCATGGACCGCTCGGCGCGCAGGGTGTCCGGGTCGGCGTGGCCGAGC
The Micromonospora sp. R77 DNA segment above includes these coding regions:
- a CDS encoding class I SAM-dependent DNA methyltransferase — translated: MPPRKRANGQAELFGVSSTKQIQDILWKAADKLRGSMDAAQYKEFVLGLVFLKYVSDAFAERRAQIKESLSDIPENRRAQFLDDRDEYASANVFWVPETARWDYLVENAPSGVGELLDNAMESIMQENRALTGVLPKIFNRDNVDQKRLKELVDLISDARFTGHGDRKAQDVLGEVYEYFLEKFARAEGKRAGEFYTPSSVVRVLVEVLEPYEGRVYDPCCGSGGMFVQSKKFVEARAGRDHTHDIAVYGQEANERTWRLAKMNLAIHGMDPVGIGDRWADTFADDKHPDRRVDFVMANPPFNMSDWARKVGDPRWRYGTPPQSNANYAWLQHILFKLGDRGSAGVVLANGSMSSKQSGEGDIRREMVERDLVACMVALPPNLFRTTAIPACLWFLTKDKTPQGAKALADRRGEILFIDARALGTMVDRTERILTDDDISRVADTYHAWRGTKSAKTKGQTYEDVPGFCYSAKLDEVAAHDHVLTPGRYVGAAEAQEDPGAEPLADRIERLTKDLYAHFDESSRLEALVRNQVGSLDV
- a CDS encoding SAM-dependent DNA methyltransferase — encoded protein: MEAELMSQREIAQLARVSKPAVTTWRRRHPDFPAPVPGIHGQPLFPADAVVAWLLRTGLGHADPDTLRAERSMHTLAAYARRHGGRRTIVVLGAALCLRHLTGQALPADPLPLARRLDPDDEFLLHELTDAPEPTGLAQLVEQLIEGAFDPWRSCQFLLSSANHLGWPELTADALTPETVALIRRVADVPTRLRAHRAVTIADGNAGAGDLLTALVSDQDRDNLRVNAVVADEELARLVRRQLLLAELPEFQFEVRADELNEEFAEPDLIVTRLPYQPAESREALADLDRVEAIADLLGPGRTAIVVGPASSLVDQLRDGPAALRRSALLSSGIVEAVVQLPGGVYPARPGHPAALWLLTRDPIHTTKGRLLLVDLSGQALGESTVESAAEDILLWRAEGHRSDGHDPRTGRIVPLESLDLRQAAALRPPGPASVTLHARLAADRPALVGEVEGRLADAEQEAIRYGKENGFLNTGAVQREGIRPKELSCEALRTARRVRPLTGHRLNPEHVGPRGHHRVIGAAEVLAQSSGRWMDRLTLAAQYPQVALTEPGDIVVTSVPQFGVLLDDDGFSVIEFPASGLRISSGDPLTPRVLAALLGTARNMTRSPAAVRGPRVRDAMIPDLAPDEAARLDDVLRRLEEREHLLQQQADLMATLRELIVTGFADGTLTTLYGTNS